A part of Onthophagus taurus isolate NC chromosome 7, IU_Otau_3.0, whole genome shotgun sequence genomic DNA contains:
- the LOC139430349 gene encoding uncharacterized protein, whose protein sequence is MVQLSSAALNSGRKRKDREGIKKKISEVSIAQRSTIRSLCNNINVSLGTVHRILKEGVIKRVSSTLKPVLTDDNKKRRLEFALCMLQEPSLYLQEMLELVHIDEKWFYITKTKTNCYFLPEEETPHRTCKSKRFLTKVMFLAAMARPRYNYNKKSEFNGKIGLWRIVTQKPAKQNSKNRVRGTLVTTCVEVTRQIYVNMITKKVIPAIKEMWPKGSKKMPIKIQQDNAQPHCSIDDGEVIRAGTADGWNISLIYQPPNSPDFNVLDLGFFNAIQSIQYKSSMHNIDELIAAVLKVWDDTPGYKLGNVFMTLQKCMESSMLHKTGNNCQIPQIEKEKLRSTGQLQRNVICSKE, encoded by the coding sequence atggtgCAATTAAGCAGTGCAGCACTAAATTCTGGAAGGAAACGTAAAGACAGAGAaggtataaaaaagaaaatctcgGAAGTTTCCATAGCACAAAGATCAACTATCCGCAGTCTTTGTAACAATATTAACGTGTCATTAGGAACAGTGCACAGAATTTTGAAGGAAGGAGTCATAAAGAGAGTTTCAAGTACATTGAAACCTGTTTTGACCGATGACAATAAGAAGCGTCGATTAGAATTTGCACTTTGTATGTTACAAGAACCTAGCCTATATCTTCAAGAAATGTTAGAGCTTGTTCATATTGATGAAAAATGGTTTTACATAACCAAAACTAAGACAAACTGCTACTTTCTTCCCGAAGAAGAAACACCTCATCGAACATGTAAGAGTAAAAGATTCTTAACAAAAGTCATGTTTCTAGCTGCAATGGCTCGTCCAAGAtataattacaacaaaaagtcTGAATTTAATGGTAAAATAGGCTTATGGCGTattgtaactcaaaaaccagcaaaacaaaattctaaaaatcgtGTACGTGGGACATTAGTGACAACATGTGTTGAAGTTACTCGTCAAATTTATGTGAACATGATTACCAAAAAAGTTATTCCAGCTATAAAAGAAATGTGGCCAAAGGGTAGCAAAAAGATGCCCATCAAAATTCAACAAGATAATGCCCAACCACATTGTAGTATAGATGATGGTGAAGTAATTCGTGCCGGAACAGCTGATGGATGGAATATTAGTTTGATTTATCAGCCACCAAACAGCCCTGACTTTAATGTTCTTGATTTAGgcttttttaatgcaattcaGTCTATACAATATAAAAGCTCGATGCATAATATAGATGAATTAATTGCTGCTGTTTTGAAGGTATGGGATGATACACCTGGATATAAATTAGGCAATGTTTTTATGACACTGCAGAAATGTATGGAGTCCTCCATGCTTCATAAAACAGGTAACAATTGCCAAATCCCtcaaatagaaaaagaaaaattacggTCTACTGGACAATTACAAAGAAATGTAATTTGTtcaaaagaataa